In Plectropomus leopardus isolate mb chromosome 20, YSFRI_Pleo_2.0, whole genome shotgun sequence, one DNA window encodes the following:
- the LOC121959649 gene encoding growth arrest and DNA damage-inducible protein GADD45 gamma-like, protein MQSPGKALQEALNCAQSEDRLTVGVYESAKIMTDDPDSVSFCVLAMDEEFECDIALQIHFTLIQSFCFDNDISIVRVSDMQRLAEIVGDKAEQLEDAHCVLITNPTDGSWEDPALEKLHLFCEESRRLNDWVPEISLPER, encoded by the exons ATGCAGTCTCCTGGAAAAGCTCTGCAGGAAGCTCTGAACTGTGCTCAGAGCGAAGATCGACTCACTGTTGGAGTCTACGAGAGCGCCAAAATCATGACTGA CGACCCGGACAGCGTGTCTTTCTGCGTCCTGGCCATGGATGAGGAGTTCGAGTGTGACATCGCTCTGCAGATCCACTTCACCCTCATCCAGTCTTTCTGCTTCGACAACGACATCAGCATCGTCAGAGTGAGCGACATGCAGCGTCTGGCTGAGATTGTTGGTGACAAGGCGGAGCAGCTTGAAGACGCGCACTGCGTCCTCATCACG aaccCAACTGATGGGTCTTGGGAAGACCCTGCTCTGGAGAAGCTGCACCTGTTCTGTGAGGAGAGCCGCCGTCTGAACGACTGGGTCCCTGAGATCAGCCTCCCCGAGCGCTGA